In the genome of Leopardus geoffroyi isolate Oge1 chromosome B1, O.geoffroyi_Oge1_pat1.0, whole genome shotgun sequence, the window CCCCTTCCCGGGGATTGGCTGCCTACTTTCTAGCCCGGGCCTCTGGCTGGGTCTCTGGTGTTCGCGGGCTTTTGTGTCTCACGCAGTGCGGCGGTGAGTGGGGCTCGATTCTCAGGTCCCTTGCTGGGGGGAGAACGCCCGGCCTCCGGGCCCGGGTGGGGCTGCGCTCGCCGCGCGTCCCCTCGAGCTTTGCCCGCCCGGAGCTCCGCTGCTCCCGGCGGCCAGAACGGAGGGGTAGAGCAGCCCTCGGCGGCCCAGGGGGCGGGCCGTCCAGCCCGTCCCGGGGCCACGCGAGGCATAGACGCCGCGCGGAGCCGCCGGGAGGCTTCCCCGCGGGCAGGCCCGGGCGCCCTAACCATCTTGCGCTTTGCTCCCCCAGGGCGCGGCTGCGGCCGCTTTGCGGAGGGTTCGGGGCCCGGCCCGCCTGCGGCTGTGGGAGCCCGACCTGGAGCCTGCGGAGTCGGTCTCCGACGTGTGCGGGGCTGCAGCGGCCTGACTTCCAGGCGCAGGTATGTCCCGGCCCTGGAGGGAAAAGCGAGGCGCTCGGCCCGGAGCACGTGGCCAATGGCGACCGGGGGTTCCCACGTGCTTGGTTCCAAGGCCCCCCAATTGGCTGCCCCTCCGGATAGAGGGCATGTAAGTTcccggctcccccaccccctgcaggaCAACTGCTTCCGGTGGGTGTTCGGACTTGGCCCCAGAAACCACTGAAGTTCAGGGGGTGTTGTcgggagaggagagcaggggtCGTAGAGAAGCCTGTAAAACCCCAGACGCGCCCTTTCCTGTGCCCTTTTAAGGTTGACGCAGTGCCTTAAGAGGCTAACACAGAAGGGTAAAGTAAGTCTCCATAAAACCCAGGGATGAGACTAAAACTCCTCTCTGGATCCTGTCTGGAGTCACAGCGGAACCAGAGGAAATTTTTCTTTCGGTTCAAGCACCCTTGTGATATTTTAACACATCTCAGAGCACAAATGGTGGATTCAAACTTAACCTTAACATTGATGGTACATTCAGTTCAAGTGTTGGTATTTGTCACTGAAGGCAGGAACAGCCTATGAGAATGAGACTGTAAATTGAGAACATCTGAAGACACTGGCTCACAAAGGTCATAAAGCCTCTGGAAGCCACACCTCACTGGGTAGAAACAACAGGTCCAGAATACTTGAAATTGACCCATTTTTGGTCACCCCAGGGCTGCTTCCATTCCTTGTTTGGGTGAGCATTATGGGCCCTTGAGCGAACAGTACTTAGACAGTTATGTAGAGAGAACTATTGGAGCATATCATCAACAGGTGAAAAACACATGATCTTCACTTACTAAATAGCCTTGCCATACCTTTCTACCAGGGGTTGGAGCATCCATCaaagtttttagaagaaaatatgcattATGACCTCACTGGGAAGAGGCCTTAGAAGGACTGCTAACACTGCCCTCGAAATAAAAATCTTCCTGGATTCACATGAGACACACCAAGCAAGATCCAGATCAACACCTACATGATAGTGAGAAGGCCATCCATACAAGTGACCTCAGGTTGAGGATTCCCAGGCTCCAGAAGCAGATGACACCATGAAGTAGGCAGCTTTGTTCAAGATCTTGAATCAAGAACGTTGTCTTCATTTATCTTCCCTTGAAGCCTCTCTCCCGGACTTGGGAAGTTCTCTGacctagaaattaaaaacaaaaacaaacctcttttatttatagaaagatTGGGTGGAGCTTGCTTGTCTTaatcttgtctccctctctccctccactatGGGCTCCCTTTCAAACTGTGTCTTGCTTCAGCTAACTGTTCCTGCTTTTTTCAACAATTCTAGCACGATCCCAGTACCCACTCCCACCCCTCTTCCAAACCCTGGCCACCTTAGCTAATTTATCTGACTGCTGGTTATGTCAACACCTAGATAACGCACAAGAACCTGAATTAGTTTTTGTTCCTGCCCATGCAAGCGCCTGGTGGACCCATTCTGGACAGTGGATGCATAAAAGGGAATGGCATCCACAAACAAGAGGACACAATCACTCTACGTCCTCCTATGGTAGAGTACTTTGGCATTGGGAAACTTCTGCGGAAGCTCAAGGTCTATCATTAACTCAGGTGAGACTTTTGGAGGGAAATTTTTCTGTTtgcattgaaaacaaaaatggcacTGGACCCTTCCTAGGTGACGTACCAAAACAATACTGTAATCAAACAGTATGGTTTGATTCCACAGATGGCACCTTCAGACCTTCTATAGATGTTGCAAATGAGTCCAAGACTGATTATTATGATGCAAATGTTTGCCTAGTCACTGGACAATATTCCTGGTTTGCAGGCCACACGACTGGGACCTGGAACAGCTCACCTTTTCCCCTAGTCGGTCTGCCCAATACCCAAGACTACATATGGGTGGACCAAAATTCTGGAATGACCTGGTTAGGTAATGACACCTATCTCTATAGCTGCCAGAATCAAACCACAGGTCTTCTATACCAGATATTTCGCAACTTGTTTTGTTCTTATAGGCTGACAGAGGCACATGGTAAATGGAGATGTGCAGATGCCAACATAACTAATGACAAAGGTCATGGTGGACACCCGATGCCAGCCTGGTGGGTCACACGTTCCACTCTGACCTTGTCCGTGAACAACTCTGGTCTTTTTATCTTATGTGGTAATAAAGTATATAAGGAGTTCCCACCTAACTGGTCAGGGCGATGTGGACTCGGATACCTGGCACCTTCCGTCAGCCAGTATCCCGCTTTCAATGGGAGCCAAATTACAGATGTGGGCTCCTTAATACATAAAGTAGCACCACACAGACGTACCCAACGAGACGTCATAGACCATCCACCCGTGTATCACAACCCCAATTCGTTAAGGGCCCCTTTTTCAAGATTGGGAACTTCTGATCTAGAAGAAGCAATTCTAAACATTTCCAAAGCCACCGAACAGGGATTGGCTGCCACGGTGCAGACCTCGGAGGCGCGCCAGTCAAGAGTTAGCAGCTTACTCTCTGCACTCCAAAATCACCATCTGGATGTATCGGCTGCTCAACAAGGAAGAACGTGTACGATCGTTGGCACCCAGTGCTGCCTCTATGTAAACAAGTCAAAAGAAGTGAGGTTTCTTTTGAACAGTGTGAAGGAACGGATCGACAGTCGACGTCGAATGACGGAATTAGCCTTGAATTGGACTGACCTCGTCTCAGGAGTGAGAGACTGGTTCAGTGGACATTGGGGCCACATGTTTGGATTTGTTCCGCTCGGCTTCATCATTGTTCTCATCTGTGTTGCCGTTTGCAGATCTCTCACCTCCCGAGGTCCTGCCCAAGTGTCCTCTTCACAGCACTACACGGGGCTCCTTGCCTGTGGAACTTCATGTGAGGTTTCAAACAAGGAAACCAGGGGACCAGCCCAACCGGAAGGGCATAAAGACtcctttgcactgacagcatctgAACAAACAGCAGCTGCAGAAAGAGGCCTACTTCAGACTGCTCTTTGATGAGTAAAGCAGGCCTTTCTGAGAATTCAGCTGTCCTAACCCTCTCTCCAGGGAGCCTTTTGTAAGGGAGGAGCCTGACTTGGTATCTGGGCATCCGAAGAATTGTGTAAATAAGTCCTAACTGCACCTTCCATACTTTCCACTGAAGCCTTAATACCCACTCCCCATCCCATTAAGCTGGTATATAAAACCTTATCCCTGGCTGTCCAGTGGCGGCCCTTTACATGCTTCCACATACATATATGATAAATGTTGCTCCTATCAATCTGTTAATTTGTAGGCCCTCAACCATTTGAACCTGTGTGTTTAATAACTGAAGACTTTCCCTTCAGGAGGAAGCTGTAAACCATTTAATAGCTGGGAGGATTTGATGTGCTCTCCTGGTTGCCCGTGTACGTTTAATCTCCAGTCTAAAGGGGAGGTTTGTCTGGGGTGAATGGTAGCCGTCTGATTTCCcatgggcagaggcaggggctaGGATTGTAGAGACGGGGCAGCATTTACTGTATTGAACGCGTCATCTGCCCAGTCCTGTGGTGAGGTCCTTACATTTTTCTATAGAATCCTCTCCAGTTTGTAGGTGAATAAACTCCAAGGGTAGATGACATGTTAAAGATTACATTATTACTAAAAACAAGAGCAAGGTGCACAACAGGGTATCTGGTGCACTGCCGTTCATAAAGCAGAGGAAATAAagcatacatgtgtatacatgtagaTTTACTCAGTTTTGCAAATAGACCACTCAGAAAGGATAAGTCAGAAGCTAATGAAGGTGATTACGTATAAGAGGcatgggcaggggcgcctgggtggctcagtcggttaagcgtccgacttcggctcaggtcatgatctcacagtttgtgggttcgagccccacgtcgggctctgtgctgacagctcagagcctggagcctgcttcagattctgtgtctctccatctcttcggtccctcgcctgctcatgctctatgtctctctgtctctcaataataaataaacattaaaaaaattaaaaaaaaaaaaaagaggcatggGCAGTGAGAGTCtcaccccctttttaaaaagttgaatataaACAAACTGATGAACACTTTAGCAAATTGACAGCTTTTTCATAGACAGAAAATAATTCTTACAAGTTATGCAACATAAACCCAGTAATTCTGGGTACATCTTAGAAGTGGGTTTATTGTTCATAGTCGTGTTGTCAAAAGATTGAAGAAACAGCCTAGTCCAGTGAGACAGAGCGTAATAGCAGTTCCTTCCCTGTGTGTGTTAAGCAAAATGTGGCTGAACTGTTGGCATTGAAACGAGAGAAGCCACTGGAAGATAAGCATGCAGGGCTCAGCATCCGGTGTGGTATGTGGATCATAAGGCAGATGACGGATGCAGGGTGCTATGTTAGAGTGGCACAAGTGTTAAGCCGTCAAGGGGAAATATGGGGAAAAGAAATCTAGATTCATAGTAACCtcaattttcttctgtaaaatggaatttaaCAGTAAGGGTGGGTAGGGCCAGTACTGCTTACGTACCTTTTTTGGCCATAAAAATGAGTCTGTTACTAATTTCATAATAGAAGGTTGATAGCCACTGGCCCTTGGATTCAGTGTTCATAGTGTTAAAGAGGTTTAAGACAAAGCTagattatttgtttgcttgtgtgcCTGCTGTCTGCTCCCTGCCAGAATGTAAGCTTCACAAAGACAGGTGTATTTGTGGAATCACAGTGAAGAGGGTTGTGGTGAGATGAAAGAATGCATGCAAAGCCCTCACAGTTGACCATGGGCATTGCTTAACTAAATGTAAGATTGAGTTCACCTCTAGCCAATATGCGTCTCTGGCAGATTGGAACTTTTGCATTGACTTTTGTCAGGtgtaaatttgaaaacttttgaaTAAAGTTGATTATAAAAGTTGGAGTTCTTGTTCTGGCTTGCTTTGTTCCCTTCAAGTAGTCAGGTACATCCGAAACCTCATAGGTACAtgcaaatgtatttattgaacGCTTATTCCACAATGCCAATGACTAAGTGAAAGGAGAGTGCGGTCACTGGCATGGTAGAAAATGTCTGTTGGAAAGATAGTCTTATCAAATAGCATGAATGGTTCTGAGATGTGTTAAGCCCCACATTATTGGGTTAGAAGATAGGCTTTCCTGCTTCCATATTTAAAGTTTGTAGGGGATGGACAGTCCTAGAAAATAGTTTCAAGTTTACTAATGATGGACCCAAAGACATTTTTGATATGTGAAACTTACAGGGAAAATATCCATTATTCAGCCGAACACAATACATTGGTTGGGAAaagagttcattattttttttttatttttttttttttaacatttatttatttttgagacagagagagaaagagcatgaacaggggagggtcagaggaagagaagacacagaacctgaaacaggctccaggctctgagctgtcagcacagagcccgacacagggctcgaacctacagaccgcgagatcatgacctgagccgaagtcggccccttaaccgactgagccacccaggcgccccaagagttcaTTATTTATTAGCCAACTCAAAAGGCTCACCGGATGTTTTAGCAATTCACTGAATTATTTATCAACATTTACTGAGACTCAAAGATGCCACAAATCAAGAGCCATTGTAATCAATTATTTTAGTATTAACACTAATCCTCCAAATGATTGTTACACTGGTGAATGATTTCAATGTCTTAAATCTACAAATAGGACTAAGGTGGCTCTCCAAAAGACCTTGCTCTTAAGTGTTTTGTTTGCAAATTGATACCATTTTAGAAGTTTTGGTAGCCTGAATTGAAAACATCAAAATTGAAGTATTGTGCAAATgccctgtttctttttaaagttgaacTGTCAAAATTGTAGCATTAACAGTAGATCATGCCACTGCAATTATCACTGTGGCCTTTACGTGGTGGTTTTCTACTTCTCTGTTTATTAGTTGAAATTCTACTGCCAGTAAGAtttatttcagtcatttttaTCAGTATGGACTCTTGGATATATACATTGTTCTTTGGTTGTAATGCAGGACTGTCATTTTTACTattgctcaaattgtcccagctATGCCCTCTGAGAGCTCTTTCAAGTTGGCTCCCGCATCCTTTTGACATACTCctgtcctttgttttgttttatgtttcacaCTTCCTTCCTGGAGCATCAAGATGCTCCAGCCTCACCTTACGGTTTTCCTGCCCAGCCTCAGGACCCATCATATTCCAAGGAACTATGGTTCCTTTTCCTATAATGTTCTTGAGAAACCAAAAGCAGGGTACGAGGTATGCTCATTGCCACTGCTATTAGGGTGCCCACCCTTGATGGACAAAGCTAGAAATCTGTGTCCATGAATCCATGTATATGCGTTGGTACCTATATTTCTATGTCTAGACATAGTAAAATAAATTAGTTCATACTGATTTCTTCAACTCCTCtgtgatgtggagaacaaaggcaaaagaaatatagaaaa includes:
- the ERVMER34-1 gene encoding endogenous retroviral envelope protein HEMO gives rise to the protein MHKREWHPQTRGHNHSTSSYGRVLWHWETSAEAQGLSLTQVRLLEGNFSVCIENKNGTGPFLGDVPKQYCNQTVWFDSTDGTFRPSIDVANESKTDYYDANVCLVTGQYSWFAGHTTGTWNSSPFPLVGLPNTQDYIWVDQNSGMTWLGNDTYLYSCQNQTTGLLYQIFRNLFCSYRLTEAHGKWRCADANITNDKGHGGHPMPAWWVTRSTLTLSVNNSGLFILCGNKVYKEFPPNWSGRCGLGYLAPSVSQYPAFNGSQITDVGSLIHKVAPHRRTQRDVIDHPPVYHNPNSLRAPFSRLGTSDLEEAILNISKATEQGLAATVQTSEARQSRVSSLLSALQNHHLDVSAAQQGRTCTIVGTQCCLYVNKSKEVRFLLNSVKERIDSRRRMTELALNWTDLVSGVRDWFSGHWGHMFGFVPLGFIIVLICVAVCRSLTSRGPAQVSSSQHYTGLLACGTSCEVSNKETRGPAQPEGHKDSFALTASEQTAAAERGLLQTAL